The window GTCGGGAACGCGCTCGACCTCGACGCCGACGTCGGGGAGTTCGGGACGGTGCTCGACAGCGGCCTGTTCCACGCCTTCGAGGCCGAGGGACACGCCGCGTACGCCGAGCAGGTCGCCGACATCCTGCGGGCCGGTGGGCGGCTGTTCATCGTCGGGTTCGGCCCGGACGCACCGACGGATTTCGGTCCCGTGCCGATGTCGACGGGGGACGTACGCCAGGCGTTCGCGGACGGGTGGCACGAACTGACCTGTCGCGAGGCCACGTTCGAGACCCGCGCGATGGAGGTGCCGGGGCTGCTCGGGGTGTTCGAGCGAGAGTAGTCCAGCACGATGCCTCGCGGCGAGCACCTGTGGCCGGCCCAGCTAGTCCAGGCCGACCGCCCGCTCGAGATAGGCTCTCGCCAGGGAGAGATCGCGACGGAGTTCGGCGAGCAGTAGCTGCTCGGGCGATCGATTCGGGTCGGTGATATCTGATGTTCGGACCAGAGACGGATAACCAGCAGGTTCGGCCGGCTCGGCGCCGGTCAGGTGCTGCTGGAAGCGGAGGAGGGAACGAAGGAGTGAGTGGACTCGCGGGGATTTGAACCCCGGGCCTTCCCCGTGCCAGGGGGATGATCTACCGCTGATCTACGAGCCCGCGTACTCGTTTCTGAGTCCAGCCGCGGGCATAAACCCATCGTCATCCCACAGCGCGTGACCCGGCGTAGCACGCGGGAGGGACAACGGAAACCGTTTAGTCGCTGAGGAGTCCAGCACGGGTGGGAACAGCACAGCCGCATATCCGACTCGCCGCCCGTTCGGGCGGCTTGGGAGTGCGGAAGTGCAGGCCGACAGCGGCGCTTCGCCGCACCCGGCCACACGCTCGCAGCCCCTCGCGCGGTCGGCGCGCGGGCGACACCGTCCGAGGTGTCCGCCGAGGGGGCACGCGGCTCGTGCGGTTCCAATCACACAGCTACGAGTATACACATGGCACGAATGCATACCCGCCGTCGCGGCTCGTCCGGTTCGGACAAGCCCGCGACCGACGAACCGCCGGAGTGGAGCGACGTGGACGAGGACGCCATCGAGGAGCGCGTCGTCGAACTCGCAGAGCAGGGGCACGACCCGTCCCAGATCGGGATGAAGCTGCGCGACGAGGGCGTCCAGGGCACGCCGATTCCCGACGTCAAACTCGCCACGGGCAAGAAGGTCACCGAAATCCTCGAGGAGCACGACGCCTCCCCCGAGGTCCCGGAGGACCTGTACAACCTGCTCGAGCGCGCCGTGCGCCTGCGCGAGCACATGGACGAGAACCCCGGCGACGCACAGAACAAGCGCGCGCTCCAGAACACGGAGTCGAAGATCCGCCGGCTCGCCAACTACTACCGCGGTGACGAGCTGGACACGGACTTCACGTACACGTACGAGTTCGCGAAGGAACTCACCGAGTAACCCGACCACTCCACCCATGGCCGCTGCCGACCCGTCCGACGGGCACGCCCCCGGTGAGAGCGTCGCCGCCGCCTGCCGCGAAGCCGGCCTCGTCCGGCTCGTGGCGACGAGCGACGGCGACGCGCTCGCCGCGACGGGTGTCCTCGCACGGGCGCTCTCGGCGGTTGGCATCCCGTTCCAGGCCTCCGTCCGGCCGTTCCCTGCCGAGACACTCGGCGACGGCACGGACACGGACGCGACGGTGACCGTCGGTGCGACCGGCGGCGATGTCGCGCTCGACGGCCACCCCGCGAGTCCAGCGGCGTACGCGGCTGCCCGGAAACTCGCGCCCGACGCCGCCGACCCGACGCTCGCGCTCGCGGGCGTGCTGGCGGCCGACGCCGTGCCGGGCGACGACCCGACGACGCTGGCTGAAGATGCACGGGCCGCCGGCTGCGACCGCCGGCCCGGCGTCGGCGTTCCGACCGCGGACCTCGTCGACGGGCTGGCGCACACGACGCTGGCGCACACGCCCGACTCGGGCGACGTGGAGGCGTACCGCGCGGCACTGGCCGAGCGGGACCTCCCGACCGAGTGGACGGTCGAGCCGTCAGACGACGCCACCGCAGCGGGCGACGACCGCGAGGACGCCGGCCGCCGGCTGGCGTCGCTGCTGGCGTTCGACGCCGTCCGGTCCGGCGAGGCGCCGCCGCGGGCGGCCGACGCGGTCGAGCGCGCGCTCCGGCCCCACGCTGGCGCGCACTGCCCGTTCGCGACGGTCGAGGGGTACGCCGACGTACTCGACGCGACGGCACGCCGCGCGCCCGGCACGGGCGTCGCGCTGGCGCTCGGGCACGACGCCCGCGACGCCGCGCTCGACGCGTGGCGCGGCCACGCGAACGACGCCCACAGCGCGGTCCGGGCGGCCGACACCAGTCGGTACGACGGCTGTGTCGCGGTGGTCACGCGGACCGGCCCCGTCGAGACGGTCGCACGACTGGTTCGCGACTTCCGCTCGCTCGAGCCCGCGGTCCTCGTCATCGGTGACGGGGAGGCCGCGGCTGCGGGCGACGGCGTCGACGTGGGCGAGCCGCTGCGGGCGACCGCGGCGGCTGGCGGCCCGTCCGGCGGGCAGGCCTCGCCGGACGGGTCCGACGGTGGCACGAGCCACGCACGCGGCGAGACGGCGTACGCCCGACTGGACACGAGCGACCCGACGGGACTCCTCGACGCGTTCCGGGAGGGACTGGCATGAGCGGGACCGACGCTGCCGGCGACGGCACGGACGGCGTCCGCAAGCGTGCCACTCTCCGGACGCGCCACGACGACCCCACGGTCGTCGCCCGAGCGGTCCGGCCGGACAACACGGACGCGATGGGGACCGCAGTGACCGAGGACCGTGTCGTCACGCGCATCGAGCGCCCGACGACCGGTGGCCTGCGCTCGACCGTCGACGACTACGTGGTCAACCTCCGGGTGGCCGAGCAGGTCGCGGCGACCGCTCGGGGCGAGGCGGCGACGGTGGACCCAGTACGCGAGGCGACAGCATCGGACGGTCCGAACGACAGCGACATCACCACAGACGACACACACGACACATGAGCGAACGAAGCGTTTCCCGACGGAAACAGGAGAAGCGGTGGTACACCGTGCTCGCGCCGGAGCAGTTCGACCGGCAGGAGCTCGGCCGCACCCCCGCCGACGAACCCGAACAGCTCTACGACCGCACCATCGAGACGACCCTCGGTGAACTGGAGAACGACGCCAGCGAGAACAATACGAAGCTGACGTTCCAGATCAACGACGTCGGCTCGGACTCGGCGTACACGGAGTTCATCCGGCACGAGCTCACGCGAGACTACCTGCGCTCGCTGGTCCGCCGTGGCTCATCGAAGATCGCCACCTACGAGACCGTGCTGTCGACGGACGACTACCGCGTCCAGATCCAGCCGGTGGCGTTCACGACCAAGAAGGCCGACCACTCCCAGGAGAAGGCGATCCGCCGGACGATGATCGACCTGACCCGCGAGGCCGCGGAGGACCGGACCTTCGAGGAACTCGTGGATGCGGTCGTCAACGGCCAGCTCTCCTCGGCCATCTACGCCGAGGCCAAGACCATCTACCCGCTCCGCCGGGTCGAGGTCCAGAAGATGACCCTCGAGGCACGCCCCGAGGAGGTCGCCGAGGAGGAGGAGACCGCCGTCGCCGTCGAGGACGACGACGTCGAGGTCTGAACCCGAACGTTTCCGTTCTCTTTTCGCTCCCGCAGTGGCTACTCCGTGACGACGATGGTCCCCTTCATCCCGGCGGCCTCGTGGGGGATGCAGTAGTACTGGTACTCACCGGGGACCTCGAAGGTGTGCGAGTAGGTCTCTCCCGGCTGGATGTTCCCGGCGCCCGGCCACCCGTCCACCGCCTCCTGCTGGGAGTCGGCGCCCCCGGAGGCGAAGTACGTCGCGTCCGCGGGGATGAGGCTCTCGTAGGCCGTGACGCTGTGACCCCGGCTCCCGACGTTCCCCCAGACGACGGTGTCGCCGGCCGATACCTCGTACTCGACGGGCTGGAAGGCGTTGTGGACCATCCCCACGTCGTAGGAGTCGTCGGAGAGCGCCGCGCTCGACCCACAGCCCGCGAGGCCGACCGAGGCGGCGGCACCAGCCGTCGCGAGGAACGTCCGTCGCTTCATCACCTCGCGGTTGGGGTTCGGCGCGCTTAGGCGACGTGGTTCGACCCTCGAATCCGGGGCTCGGCACGAGAGTTCAAGTAGGGTGACGCGACCAGACGGCCCACCGTGCTCCCCGTGCTTCCGCCCATGCCGCCGGCGCCGCGCCAGTTCCCCCTCCGGGCGGCCGTCGACCTCGCCGGCATCCGGTTCCTGCTCGACCCGGCGCTGACGGCGACAGCGCTGGCGTTCGTGGCGGGTGGGGTCCTCCTCGGGACGGTCAGCGGGCTGACGCCGGGGCTGCACGCCAACAACATGGCGCTCCTGCTGGCTTCCGTGGCGCCCGCGGTCCCCGGCCCGCCGCGGCTCGTCGGCGCGGCGCTGCTGGCGACCGGCGTGGTCCACACGTTCCTCGACGTGGTGCCCGCGCTCGCACTCGGCGTGCCGGACCCGGCGATGGCCGCCTCCGCGCTCCCGGGCCATCGGCTCGTCCTCGAGGGGCGGGGCCGGGAGGCACTCCGGCTCTCCGCGCTCGGGAGCGGCCTCGCCGTCCTGCTCGCGGTGCCGCTGGCCATCCCCGTCACGCGGGCGATGGTCGCGGCCTACCCGACGCTCAGTACACACCTACCGCTCGTGCTCGGCGGCGTCGCGGCCGTCCTGGTCCTCACCGAGCGCGACCCGTTCCGGATGCTCGTGGGTGCCGGGTCGTTCCTCGCCAGCAGCGCACTCGGCTGGCTCACCCTCGACATCGACCCCGCCGCGCCGCTCGCCGTCGGCGGCGTCCTCACGCCGCTGTTCGCCGGCCTGTTCGGCGCCCCCGTCCTCGTCGACGCGCTCGGCGGGAGCGGCGTGCCCCCGCAGGGCGACACGACGGTCGCGACCGGGCCACGGACCGTCGCCCGACTCGGCGCCGTCGGCGCGCTCGCCGGCGCCGTCGTCGGCTACGTCCCCGGCGTCTCCAGCGCGGTCGCGGCGACGGTCGCCCTGCTCGCGGTCGGCGGCAGCGGTGCCCGCGGGTTCGTCGTCACGACGAGCGGCGTCAACACCGCCAACTCGATATTCGCCCTGTTCGCGCTCGTCGCGCTCGGCTCCCCGCGGACCGGCGTCCTGGTCGCGCTGGAGGAGGCGAAGACGCCGCTGAACCTGCCGTTGCTCCTGACCGCCGCCGGCCTCGCGGCCGTCGCCGGCTTCTGTCTGGTGCCGGTACTGGGTGACCGGTATCTCGAACGACTCCGTGACGCCGACTACACCCGGCTGTCGGCCGCCGTCCTCGTGGGACTCGCCGCCGTCTCCTTCGTCTTCGCGGGCGTGCTCGGCGTGGGCATCTTCCTCGTCGCGGCGGGGCTGGGACTGGTGCCCGCTCGCCTCGGCGCACGCCGGTCACACCTGATGGGCGTGCTGATGGGGCCGCTCATCGTGGGGGCGTGATTCGCCCCAAAACGAGGAACATCTCAGATATAAGTTCTTCGAGTAGAGTTAGATGGATATCGAGGAACTATTCGAGATATCCTGGGACTAGTCTGCTGCCGTGAGGATATCGTCCCGCATCGCGTGGGCGAGCGCCTCCGCTCGCTCGCGGCTCGGGGCCTCGGCGTACACCCGGATGAGCGGTTCCGTCCCCGATTCCCGGGCCAGCACCCAGGCGTCGCCGAAGTCGAGGCGGTAGCCGTCGATGGTCGTGACCTCGGCGTCCGCCGCGGCGGCGTGGGTCTCGATGGCCTCGAGCATCGCCTCGCGCTCCGCGCCGCCGGAGTGGCCGACGTTCAGGCGGACGTTCTCGTAGCCGTCGAACGGGGCGACCACCTCCCGGACCGTCCGGCGGCCGTCGGCGACGCCCGCGATGTCGCCGTGGCCGGCCAGCAACTCGCAGAAGCGGGCGGCCGTGTAGGCGCCGTCGCGGGCGAGGCGGTAGGGCGGGAAGAGGACGCCCCCGTTCCCCTCGCCGGCGACCGGGACGTGGGTCCCCTCGGCCTGCAGTTCCTCGATGCGCGTGATGATGTGCGTGCTCCCGATGGGCGTGAGTTCGAGGTCCGCGTCGGCCCGGCGGGCGGCCTCGACGAGCCGCTGAGAGACGTTCACGGCGGAGACGGTGGCGTCCCCCGGTTCCAGGTCCGCGGCGGCCAGCGCCGCGAGGGTGGCGTCACCCTCGACGGGGTCGCCGGCGGCGTCGTAGAAGATGGCACGGTCGGCGTCGCCGTCGTGGGCGATGCCGATATCGGCGCCGCGGGCCCGGACGAGACGGCCGAGGTCCGCGAGGTTGTCGGGGACGGGTTCGGGGTCCCGTCCCGGGAAGTGGCCGTCCGGTGTGGCGTTGACCGTGACGACCTCACAGCCGAGTTCGCGGAACAGGTCGGGCGAGGTGAGTGCGCCGGCCCCGTGACCGGGGTCGAGCGCGACCGTCAGGTCGGCGCTGGCGATGGCCTCGCGGTCGACCGCATCGAGGACGCTCTCGACGTACTGCCGCCTGGCGTTCTCGATGCGGTAGCTCCGGCCGGTCTCGTCCCACGAGGCGTGGGCCGGGCCGACAGCGCCGTCGGAACGCATCGCGCGGACGTGGGCCTCGACGCGCTCGAGTTCCGCGCGGTCCAGTTCGATGCCGTCGGCACCGATGAGCTTCACCCCGTTGTACTCGGGCGGATTGTGGCTGGCCGTCACCATCAGGCCCGGCACCCCCTTGTACTCGTCGTACGCCTGCAACCCCGGCGTGGGAACGACGCCGAGTCGGTGGACATCGATGCCGACGCTGGTCAGGCCGGCGGCCGCGGCATCCGCGAACGTCTCGCCAGTCCGGCGGGTGTCGCGGGCGAGGGCGGCCACCGGCCGGTCAGTCCCCGGGTCGTCCTCGCGCCAGACTGCACCGGCGGCGCGCGCGACCCGGCCGACGAACGCGGGCGTCATCAGGTCACCGACCACACCGCGGACCCCGCTGGAACCGAACACCTCCATTCGGGTGGGCGTCCGTCCGGTCGCGTCAAAGGGGTTCCGGACAGCACACCGCCGTCGCTATCCCGTGACGCCCTCGCCCACACCGGGAGCCGGAGCCGCACGGCAACCGCTTTGGGCGTGGCCGTCGGCGTTCGGATATGAGCGACGACGACATCTCCATCGACGAGAAGCGCGTCTACGGCGCGAAGACGGGCACGACGGCCGTGTTCGTCGCCACGGGCGCGGGGCTCGCGCGCGTCGAAATCTCGGACGACCTCGTCGGCGAGTTCGGCCTGGCCCACCGCGGCGGCGTCCACGACGTGGCCGGCGCGGACGGCAACCTCGCGCTCGCGGGCGAGGACGACGTGCGCCTCGGCACCGGCGACACCTTCCGCCCCACCGGGTTCGGCGACGCGACGGCCGTCGGCTGGCACGACGATGCGCTCCACGCCGCGGGCGACGACCGTGTCCTCCGGTTCGACCCCGACGGCGACCCGACCGTCGGCGACATGGATGACCCCGCGCCGGGTTCCTGGACGACCACTGCCGAAGTGGGCGAGGTGCGTGCCATCGTCGACGACATGGTCGCGGGCGCCGAGGGTCTGTTCCGCCTCGACGGCGACCGCCTCGGCCTCGCGGATGTCCGTGACGTGGCGCCCGCGGGCCCGCTTGCCGCGACCGGCGACGGGCTCTACTACCTCGGCAACGGCTGGATGGACGCGCTTGCCGGCGATTTCCGGGCCGTGGCCGCAGCGCCCGACGGCCGCGCCCACGCCGCGACCCCGGACGGGCTGTACGCCCGCTCGCCCGCCAGCGAGGGGTACGACGAGGCCGCCTGGGTCGAGACCGACCTCCCGGTGGCCGGCCACGTCGTCGACGTGGCGTACGGCCCCGAGGCGACCTACGCCGTCACTGCCGAGGGGACCGTCCTGGCGAACGCGGGCGACGGCTGGCGTGACCGCTCGCTCGGCCTCCCCGGCGCGCGGCGGCTGGCCGTCCCCGGCGTCTCGCTGGAGTAATCAGCCGGAAGCGACGGCCGGCCCGTTCCACCACAGGAAGCGCCCGCTCGCCCCATCAGGCGGAGCCGGCGCGTCAGCGCCGTGCGGAGCCACGCCGGCGAGCGGGCGGGGAGGTGTGGGGGTACCCTGCTCGGCTGGAACGACCACGGGCGTCGCTCGACGGGAAACCGTCCCCCTGGCGTCCTCGCGAGCGGAGCGACCGAGGGCTTCGTAGCCAACCTCGCCGCCATCCCCGACCTCGCTGCAAACGCCTGCCGACGGAAACGCTTGTTACCCTGCACGAGGGAGCCGCAGTCATGATAGTCCCAGGGTCCGGGTCGCAGTCGCTCGCGGCGTCGCTGGCCGCCGCCCTCGACGAGCCCCTGGCACCCGTCGAGTTCGAGCGGTTCGCGGACGGCGAGTTGCTGGCGCGGGTCCCCGGGTTCGAGGGGTCCCGAGCCGTGGTGGTGGCGAGCACGGACTCCAGCGACGCCCACGTCGAGTTGCTCCAGTTGCAGGACGCCGTCGCCGACCGGGCCGACGAGGTCGTGACGGTCATCCCGTACATGGGGTACGGCCGACAGGACCGGCGGTTCCGCGATGGCGAGCCGGTCTCGGCACGGGCGATGGCGCGCGCCATCTCCACGGGAACGGACCGCGTCCTCGTGGTCAACCCGCACGAGCCGGACGTCGGCGAGTTCTTCGACGCCCCGTTCACGGCCGTCGACGCGGCCCCGCAGCTCGCGACACCACTTCCCGACGACCTCCGGGAGCCGCTCTTCCTCGCCCCCGACGCGGGCGCGACCGACCTCGCGGCGACAGTCCGGGACGCGTACGGCGCCGGCGAGACCGACCACTTCGAGAAGCATCGCGACCGCGAGACCGGCGCGGTGGAGATGCAGCCCTCGGCGGTCGACGCCGGCGGCCGGGACGTGGTCCTCGTCGACGATATCATCGCCACGGGCGGGACGATGAGCGAGGCCATCGCGCAACTGCACGGGCACGCCGTCGGGCGCGTCTTCGTCACCTGCATCCACCCGATGCTTGCGGCGAGCGCGCGGACGCGGCTCGAGCGCGCGGACATCGAGGCCGTCTACGGCACGGACACGCTGGAGCGCGCGTCCTCGTGTGTGAGTGTCGCACCGGCCGTGGCCGAACACCTCTGAGTCGGCGCCGGCACCGCTACCGGGCCGTCACGACACGCATCCCCACGCAAAGACACGCGTTAAGTGGGTCCGGACCGAACCGTTTGTCATGAGCGAGGCCACCGATCTCGAGGAACTCGAACGCGGCACGGAGCTCGTCAAGCGCGGGTTCGCGAAGATGCAGAAAGGCGGTGTCATCATGGACGTCGTCAACCGTGAGCAGGCCCGCATCGCCGAGGACGTGGGCGCAGTCGCCGTGATGAACCTCGAGGCGGTGCCCGCCGACATCCGCAAGCGCGGCGGCGTCGCGCGGATGGCCGACCCCGCCAGCCTGACGGAGATCATCGATGAGGTCTCCATCCCCGTGATGGGCAAGGCCCGCATCGGCCACACGAAGGAGGCCGAGATTCTCGAGGCCGCCGGCGCGGACATGGTCGACGAGTCCGAGGTCCTCACCCCAGCGGACAACGAGTACCACATCGAGAAGGAGGAGTTCACGGCCCCGTTCGTCTGTGGCGCCCGGAACCTGCAGGAGGCGCTGCGCCGCATCGACGAGGGCGCCGCGATGATCCGCACGAAGGGCGAGGCCGGCACCGGGGACGTGAACCAGGCCGTCACCCACCAGCGCGCCATCAAGTCCGCCATCCGCGAACTGGAGGGCACGACGAAGGAGGAGCGCGAGAAGTGGGCCCGCGAGCACGAGGCACCCGCCGACCTCGTCCACCAGACCGCCGAGATGGGCCGGCTCCCGGTCGTCAACTTCGCGGCCGGCGGCATCGCCACGCCCGCCGACGCCGCGCTGATGATGCACCACGGCTGCGACGGCATCTTCGTCGGCTCCGGCATCTTCGGGGCAGAGAACCCCGAGGCGATGGGCCGCGCGGTCGTCGAGGCCGTCAACAACTGGGACGACCCCGAGCGCCTCGCGGAGATCTCCGCCAACATCGGGAAGGGGATGAAGGGCGATTCCAACGTCGACATGCCCGAGGAGGAGAAGCTGCAGGGTCGCGGCGTGTGACCGAGGCCGGCATCGTCTCCCCACGATAGTACTGACAGCCCGGGCGGCGAACCCACACAAGGCACTTACTGCGAACGCTTACCTCCCCGGACATGTCTCCGATACTTCGTCGGCGACTCCTCGTGACCGTCGGTACTGGAGGAGCGGCGTCCTCAGCTCCGGATGCACCTCACTTGGACAGTCTTCACCCACGGAGACCGCCCGCCCCGACTCGGAACGCCGGGACGACTTCAGATTCGCTAACGAGACTAGCTCGGAGGTCACCCTCCGGATGTCCGTCACCGACGAGGAATCGGGAGAATCGATTATAGAACGCTCGTACGACCTGGCACCCCGCTTCGAGGCGGAACACGTGATAGAGAATACGATTCCGGGACTACGCAACCAGCTCTACGCCTACGATTTCAGCACGGACGCTGGACCGGAGGAAAGCTACGGGTACGCGCCCTATCGGTCCACACAGCTGCGGGTATACGTTCGGGCGACCGGAATAGAGGTCCGGGAGGTCGCATAGCGTCTCGCATACGCGCGCCGAAGGCGCGCGTTTCACTTACCGTCGGAGCAAGCTCCGACGACGTTCGGGCTGTCGCCCTCACCGGCCGGAGTGAGCGGAGCTCTCGTGAGCGAAGCGAACGAGGGCCGTGCCAGAGCTTGCTCTGGCTGAGCGAACGGAGGCCGGCATTTTTCTGAACGTTCTTTGGCGTCATCAGAACGCGTCGTGTTCTGATTGCCCGTGGAATCGCTCAGCGATTCCACGACGCCGAGTGGTACCCGAGCCGTCGAAGAAGCTCGTGTGAAAGAGCCCGTTTCAGTGCTTGTAGTTCGTCGGAATCGTGCTCGAGATGTCGGTGAGGTCGACCGCGGCCTCGGTGTACTGCATCACCTTCTGCATGTCCCCTTCCAGCTCGAAGACCCCGGACATCATCCCGTCGACAGCGCCGATATCGCCGTTGTTGAGGTCGATCCAGTCCGTGTACGCCCCCCGGAGCACGAAGCCGGCGTCGACCTCGTCCGGGTCGTCGACCTCCATCGCCTCGGTGGCCTCGCCGTCCTCCAGTCCGATGAAGAAGTACCGCGTCTCGGGCAGACGGCCGTCGGCCTCGATGACGTAGAGGAAATCACCGTTGAAGTCGACACCCCACCCCGCGCCCGTCTCGGCGTAGCTCTCGCTGGCGTTGACGCGCTCCTTGTACTCCTTCATCCACTCCTCGCTGGGGAAGTCGAACTCCGCTGTCATGGTGCGACGTACCGCACGTGTGGTCCGTGGTTAAACGTTCGGCCCTTCATACGACGTATCATTTAATCCAAAGTCGGACCGAGCGCGCGGTGGACAGTTCGGTCAGGGCAGGTGGGGTCGGTCGGAATCGCCGGAAACCGGCGGAGTAGCCGGTATAAACCGCCGGAGAGCACCCCCGCAACGCTTTATTAGGTGGGGTTTACAAACGCTTGTAGACAGACAGTGACGCACAGCAACGTGTTTGGCCGTGCCGGGGTCGGTGGGAATCCCGGGCGCGGAGCGGACGGCCGGGTGGTGCTCGCGCTCCTCGGGGGACTCCTCGCGGGAGCACTGGCCGTGCTGGTGGCAACGGGCGTCGTCTCCGCACCCGACGGGATGGAGGGAATCCTGACGGCGGGGTCCGGAATGGCCATGAGCAGCGGGACGCAGAGTGCGACAGGGAACCGGAAACGGCGGGCGACGGCGTACGCCGGACTGACCGGCGCGCTGGCGGGAGCTGTGACGACCTACGTCGTCTCGGCGCTCCACCTCCGGTACATGGGAACCATCCTCCAGAGCGGGTCACCGACCCGTGGGATGTTCCTCTTCGGCGTCGTGGCGCTGGCGCTGACGGGCCTCTACACCGTCACCGGGGCGAAGTTCGTCGGCCGTGGTAGCGGGTTCGTCCGCCGGAGCGCGACGACGGGCCTCGCGTTCGGCGCCATCCTCGGCGGCCTGTTCAGTCTCTTCGTCGTGCCAGCGCTCATCGGAAGCACCCCGTCGAGCATCGATCCGGCGCCGACCGGCGTCGTCCTCGGCTGGGCCGTCTTCGGTCTGGTGATGGGAACGACCTACGCCAGCGTCCTCTCGGAGCAGCCGGTGCTCCCGGCGTACGTCCGCCGGAACGGGACCCGGGCCGTCGCGAGTTCACTCGCCGGCGTCTACCTCGGCGGCCTCGCGCTGCTCGTCATCCGCCCGCCGCATCTCCGCTTCGTCGGCACCATCATCGCCAGCGGGACCCAGCAGCGCGGGCTGGTCTTCCTCCTCCTCATCGGCCTGTTGCTGACGCTGACCGTCTCGCGTGTGGCCGGCCTGCGAGCCGAGCAGGCACCGTTCTCGACCGGCGTCTTCGCCGGCATCGGCATGACCGTCTTCGGCCTGTTCGTCGTGCCCGCGCTCGTCAGCGCCATCGGTGGCTGGCCGCTGCAGGTGCCCATCGGCTACTTCCCCATCGCCTTCGGCTACTTCCTGTTCGGGCTCGGAACGGCCGCCGCGTACGGCCTGCTCCGGCGCCGCGAGATCGACCTCGTTACCGACATCCGCAGCACTGCGACCCTGAAGGGACTCCTGGCCGGCGGCACCGTCGGCGGCGTGCTGCTCTACATCCTCGCACAGCCGCACCTCCTCTGGCTGGGCACCATCCTCCGGTCAGGTAGCACCGGGCGCGGCTTCCTCGCGTGGTTCATCGTCTGCCTGCCACTCGCGGTCATCATCGCAGCGGTCCCGGGACGCCGGTTCGAAGCCGGGACGAGCAGCTTCGACGCCGGCACCACGGGACTCATCTACGGCCTCGTGTACGCCATCGTCGCCGGCGCCGCGCTCGTGCCCACGGTCATCGACGGCGTGACCCCGCTCCAGCCGTATCCCGCGCCGTACGTCGGTCTGGGACTGCTCGCGTACGTCGCATTCGGCTTCGTGTTCGCCGCCGTCTACCGTGACAGCCTCCCGCTGGGTGAGCCACAGACCGACTTCGACGCCGTCGGCACCAGCGTCGGCTCGCGCCGCGCCCGTGCCTACCTGTTCGGCTCCGCCTTCGGCGGCCTCGTCGGTGGGCTCACCATCTACCACCTCGGCGGCCCGGTGTACATGCGCTACATCGGCTCGCTGTTCAAGATGGGTGGGAGCTTCGAGATGGCCTGGGTCGCGTGGTTCGTCCTCGCGCTGGTGCTGGGCCTCCTGTTCGTCGCG of the Haloglomus salinum genome contains:
- a CDS encoding HVO_0234 family beta-propeller protein, whose amino-acid sequence is MSDDDISIDEKRVYGAKTGTTAVFVATGAGLARVEISDDLVGEFGLAHRGGVHDVAGADGNLALAGEDDVRLGTGDTFRPTGFGDATAVGWHDDALHAAGDDRVLRFDPDGDPTVGDMDDPAPGSWTTTAEVGEVRAIVDDMVAGAEGLFRLDGDRLGLADVRDVAPAGPLAATGDGLYYLGNGWMDALAGDFRAVAAAPDGRAHAATPDGLYARSPASEGYDEAAWVETDLPVAGHVVDVAYGPEATYAVTAEGTVLANAGDGWRDRSLGLPGARRLAVPGVSLE
- the prs gene encoding ribose-phosphate diphosphokinase, whose protein sequence is MIVPGSGSQSLAASLAAALDEPLAPVEFERFADGELLARVPGFEGSRAVVVASTDSSDAHVELLQLQDAVADRADEVVTVIPYMGYGRQDRRFRDGEPVSARAMARAISTGTDRVLVVNPHEPDVGEFFDAPFTAVDAAPQLATPLPDDLREPLFLAPDAGATDLAATVRDAYGAGETDHFEKHRDRETGAVEMQPSAVDAGGRDVVLVDDIIATGGTMSEAIAQLHGHAVGRVFVTCIHPMLAASARTRLERADIEAVYGTDTLERASSCVSVAPAVAEHL
- the pdxS gene encoding pyridoxal 5'-phosphate synthase lyase subunit PdxS, coding for MSEATDLEELERGTELVKRGFAKMQKGGVIMDVVNREQARIAEDVGAVAVMNLEAVPADIRKRGGVARMADPASLTEIIDEVSIPVMGKARIGHTKEAEILEAAGADMVDESEVLTPADNEYHIEKEEFTAPFVCGARNLQEALRRIDEGAAMIRTKGEAGTGDVNQAVTHQRAIKSAIRELEGTTKEEREKWAREHEAPADLVHQTAEMGRLPVVNFAAGGIATPADAALMMHHGCDGIFVGSGIFGAENPEAMGRAVVEAVNNWDDPERLAEISANIGKGMKGDSNVDMPEEEKLQGRGV
- a CDS encoding SCP2 sterol-binding domain-containing protein, which produces MTAEFDFPSEEWMKEYKERVNASESYAETGAGWGVDFNGDFLYVIEADGRLPETRYFFIGLEDGEATEAMEVDDPDEVDAGFVLRGAYTDWIDLNNGDIGAVDGMMSGVFELEGDMQKVMQYTEAAVDLTDISSTIPTNYKH